A single genomic interval of Granulicella tundricola MP5ACTX9 harbors:
- a CDS encoding vWA domain-containing protein, which yields MKRTRYTKFTGDLSSSFGLEDLMQALSDFLLDSGFNDPMSRFQALDGEQTMDNLREAIRQALESGDLFDDETQEKYEALDEDQVEDLIDNIIQKMQEQNFINAEQPQQGQGEEGGDGESARFEVTDKGMDFLGYKALRELLGPLGKSSIGRHDTRYEAAGVETNGSSKPYEFGDSLNLDITATLSNVFAREGTDFNQHGGKLNLEYSDLQVQQADFQSSCATVVLLDCSHSMILYGEDRFTPAKRVAMALSHLIRTQYPGDTIDLVLFHDSAEHIPIGQLPRVKVGPHYTNTREGLRVAQRVLQRSNKDMKQIVMITDGKPSALTLPDGRIYKNAFGLDPLVIEETLQEVSRCKRSNIMINTFMLASDFQLVQFVQQVSQMCRGKAYFTTPETLGNYLLMDFMSRRMKTIN from the coding sequence ATGAAGCGCACACGCTACACAAAGTTCACCGGCGATCTCTCCTCCTCATTCGGTCTCGAAGACCTCATGCAGGCCCTCTCTGACTTCCTCCTGGACTCCGGCTTCAACGATCCCATGTCCCGCTTCCAGGCCCTCGACGGCGAGCAGACCATGGACAACCTCCGCGAGGCCATCCGCCAGGCCCTCGAGTCCGGCGACCTCTTCGACGACGAGACCCAGGAAAAATACGAAGCCCTCGACGAGGACCAGGTCGAAGACCTCATCGACAACATCATCCAGAAGATGCAGGAACAAAACTTCATCAACGCCGAGCAGCCCCAGCAGGGCCAGGGCGAAGAGGGCGGCGACGGCGAGTCCGCCCGCTTTGAAGTCACCGACAAGGGCATGGACTTCCTCGGCTACAAAGCCCTGCGCGAGCTCTTAGGCCCCCTGGGCAAATCCAGCATAGGCCGCCACGACACCCGCTACGAGGCCGCCGGCGTCGAAACCAACGGCTCCTCCAAGCCGTACGAGTTCGGCGACTCCCTCAACCTCGACATCACCGCCACCCTCTCCAACGTCTTCGCACGCGAGGGCACCGACTTCAACCAGCACGGCGGAAAATTGAACTTGGAGTATTCGGACTTACAAGTCCAGCAGGCAGACTTCCAGTCCTCCTGCGCCACCGTCGTCCTGCTCGACTGCTCCCACTCCATGATCCTCTACGGCGAAGATCGTTTCACCCCGGCTAAGCGTGTCGCCATGGCCCTCAGCCACCTCATCCGCACTCAGTACCCCGGCGACACCATCGACCTGGTCCTCTTCCATGATTCCGCGGAACACATCCCCATCGGCCAACTCCCCCGCGTCAAGGTCGGCCCCCACTACACCAACACCCGTGAAGGCCTCCGCGTAGCCCAGCGCGTCCTCCAGCGCAGCAACAAGGACATGAAGCAGATCGTCATGATCACCGACGGCAAGCCCTCCGCCCTCACCCTCCCGGACGGCCGCATCTACAAAAACGCCTTCGGCCTCGACCCCCTCGTCATCGAGGAAACCCTGCAGGAAGTAAGCCGTTGCAAGCGCAGCAACATCATGATCAACACCTTCATGCTCGCGTCTGACTTCCAACTAGTCCAGTTCGTCCAGCAGGTCTCCCAGATGTGCCGCGGCAAAGCCTACTTCACCACTCCGGAGACCCTCGGCAACTACCTCCTCATGGACTTCATGAGTAGACGAATGAAAACCATAAACTAA
- a CDS encoding DinB family protein, which translates to MGFSDELAGLYARDLARLRAQVELFPNDEAVWVVLPGVVNPAGTLVLHLEGNLREYVGRVLGGIAYVRDRPVEFSARGVSQRELAGRIAEVEGMIPGVVAGLSSEVMEGAYPGEGNGEVTSTQRFLTHMYGHLGWHLGQIDYLRRMLAGGESKA; encoded by the coding sequence ATGGGATTCTCTGATGAATTGGCTGGGCTATATGCCAGGGACCTCGCGAGGCTGCGGGCGCAGGTTGAACTTTTTCCGAATGACGAGGCTGTGTGGGTGGTGCTGCCGGGGGTGGTGAATCCGGCGGGGACCCTGGTGTTGCACCTTGAAGGGAACCTGCGGGAGTATGTGGGGAGGGTGCTGGGTGGGATTGCGTATGTGAGGGATCGGCCGGTGGAGTTCAGCGCTCGGGGGGTGAGTCAGCGCGAACTGGCGGGGCGGATTGCTGAGGTGGAAGGGATGATTCCGGGGGTTGTGGCGGGATTGTCTTCAGAGGTGATGGAAGGGGCCTATCCGGGGGAGGGGAACGGGGAGGTCACCAGCACGCAGAGGTTTCTGACCCATATGTACGGACACCTGGGATGGCATCTGGGGCAGATCGATTATCTGCGACGGATGCTGGCGGGTGGAGAGAGCAAGGCGTAA
- a CDS encoding Flp family type IVb pilin: MKGYKQFLNELLRDETGQDLIEYALVAGLIGLGAVVSFGGFENKVRGAFNSIGNQLTNAI; this comes from the coding sequence ATGAAGGGCTACAAACAGTTTCTGAATGAGCTGCTGCGGGATGAGACGGGCCAGGATCTGATCGAGTATGCGTTGGTTGCGGGGCTGATTGGGTTGGGGGCCGTGGTCTCGTTTGGAGGCTTCGAGAACAAGGTCCGGGGTGCGTTTAATTCGATTGGGAACCAGCTTACCAATGCGATTTAG
- a CDS encoding NUDIX domain-containing protein → MSIKTVSSREVYRNAWTRVREDVIERANGVRGIYGVVDKDPACIVIPLERTAEGEFVTLVEQYRYTVLRRAFEFPQGGWETADVVAEELARGELREETGLIAERMTELAALQIAYGVLNQRQHVFLAEGLTQGEAELEPEEHDLTVHRVSVREFEEMLLDGRVVDNCTASAWGVYLVWRGRQRG, encoded by the coding sequence TTGTCGATCAAGACGGTTAGTTCGCGGGAGGTCTACCGCAATGCCTGGACGCGGGTTCGCGAAGATGTGATCGAGCGGGCGAATGGGGTGCGGGGGATCTATGGGGTCGTGGATAAGGACCCCGCCTGCATCGTCATTCCGCTGGAGCGGACGGCGGAGGGAGAGTTTGTGACGCTGGTGGAGCAGTACCGGTACACGGTGCTGCGGCGGGCGTTCGAGTTTCCGCAGGGTGGGTGGGAGACTGCGGATGTGGTGGCTGAGGAGCTTGCGCGGGGTGAGCTGCGGGAGGAGACGGGGCTGATCGCGGAGAGGATGACGGAGCTTGCGGCGTTGCAGATTGCTTACGGCGTTCTGAATCAGCGGCAGCATGTTTTTCTGGCTGAGGGGCTCACCCAGGGGGAGGCTGAACTGGAGCCGGAGGAGCATGACCTGACCGTACACCGTGTGAGTGTAAGGGAGTTCGAGGAGATGCTGCTGGATGGGCGCGTGGTGGATAACTGCACGGCTTCAGCGTGGGGCGTTTACCTGGTTTGGCGTGGTCGGCAGCGTGGGTGA
- a CDS encoding CocE/NonD family hydrolase — MTVRVASVAGWLSLVAVSSFSIAQAPAKPSLQSYVGLYKVSADAGGTLSIYMDGAHLYEETEHDPKHELTLGAGVDSLQVEDAPLKMVFARDGKGNVTSFKAVRTDNSSTLFSGTRMSQEATRLNLPVGYEKIGVMIPMRDGVKLHAVVIKPKDSSTAVPFLMQRTPYGVDHYSVDSVYKSKPELAASGYIFVFEDIRGRYGSEGQFVMNRPIVNHVNKTDVDETTDTRDTIDWLLKNESGNNGAVGVYGVSYPGFLAMMAGIDAHPAVKAISPQAPMTDVWMGDDFFHNGAFRQTYGFDYVQQLEAQKTDARVESKGDTYDYFLKHVNFAGAAKDAGMEKLPTAVKFLNEPSYTKFWKDMGVEYHLTKVEVPTLEVGGYWDQEDMWGTQEEYAKLHAQDKDHKVFMVLGPWNHGGWGGPGNELGGNFGKLEFGEPTGDEYRKTIEAPFFEKYLKGKDGYDLMGVASFRTGINKWERYEAWPPPSGFKPAKVFLQADGGLATDAPQAPKDDAAAAKKKGLMDKIPFKKPSAPPIPKPGAPAKQMVVGTYVADPANPIPYRNRPIQATYGDGSKWRTWLVEDQKFVDARKDVAEFQGAPLAQDFTVTGDVMADLFASTTGTDADWIVKLIDVSPEGVQTMIVDEIFRGRYKESFETAHAIPANKVVEYKWSLHGADHTFLKGHRIMVEVQSSWFPLYDRNPQTFVANIMSAPAEAYQKQTVKIMSGSHLEFLTTE; from the coding sequence ATGACGGTTCGTGTTGCTTCGGTTGCTGGTTGGTTGAGCCTGGTTGCGGTGAGTTCGTTTTCGATTGCGCAGGCTCCTGCGAAGCCCTCGTTGCAGAGCTATGTGGGGCTCTACAAGGTGTCGGCTGACGCTGGGGGGACGCTTTCCATCTACATGGACGGGGCGCACCTGTATGAAGAGACCGAGCATGATCCGAAGCATGAGCTTACGCTGGGCGCTGGGGTCGACAGCCTTCAGGTTGAAGACGCGCCGCTGAAGATGGTCTTTGCGCGGGACGGGAAGGGCAACGTCACGAGCTTCAAGGCGGTGCGGACGGATAACTCGTCCACGCTGTTTTCCGGCACGCGGATGAGCCAGGAGGCGACTCGGCTAAACCTTCCGGTGGGGTATGAGAAGATCGGCGTGATGATCCCGATGCGGGACGGGGTGAAGCTGCACGCCGTGGTGATCAAGCCGAAGGATTCAAGCACAGCGGTGCCGTTCCTGATGCAGCGGACGCCGTATGGCGTCGACCATTACAGTGTCGATTCTGTGTACAAGTCGAAGCCGGAGCTGGCGGCGAGCGGGTACATCTTTGTGTTTGAAGATATCCGCGGACGATATGGATCTGAAGGGCAGTTTGTGATGAACCGGCCGATCGTCAATCACGTCAACAAGACGGATGTGGATGAGACGACGGATACGCGGGATACGATCGACTGGCTGCTGAAGAATGAGAGTGGGAACAATGGGGCCGTCGGAGTGTATGGGGTTTCTTACCCCGGCTTCCTGGCGATGATGGCTGGGATCGACGCGCATCCGGCGGTGAAGGCGATCTCGCCCCAGGCGCCGATGACGGACGTCTGGATGGGCGATGACTTCTTCCATAATGGTGCGTTCCGGCAGACGTATGGGTTCGACTATGTGCAGCAACTGGAGGCGCAGAAGACGGACGCGCGTGTGGAGTCCAAGGGCGATACCTACGACTACTTCCTGAAGCATGTGAACTTTGCAGGTGCGGCCAAGGATGCGGGCATGGAGAAGCTTCCGACGGCGGTCAAGTTTCTGAATGAGCCGAGCTATACGAAGTTCTGGAAGGATATGGGGGTGGAGTACCACCTGACCAAGGTGGAGGTTCCGACGCTGGAGGTTGGCGGGTACTGGGACCAGGAGGATATGTGGGGCACGCAGGAGGAGTACGCGAAGCTGCATGCGCAGGATAAGGATCACAAGGTCTTCATGGTGCTTGGACCGTGGAACCATGGTGGATGGGGTGGGCCTGGGAATGAACTCGGTGGGAACTTTGGGAAGCTGGAGTTCGGCGAGCCGACCGGTGACGAGTATCGCAAGACGATCGAGGCACCGTTCTTTGAGAAGTATCTGAAAGGCAAGGACGGCTACGACCTGATGGGCGTCGCGAGCTTCCGGACAGGGATCAACAAGTGGGAGCGGTATGAGGCGTGGCCGCCTCCTTCCGGGTTCAAGCCGGCGAAGGTGTTCCTGCAGGCGGATGGTGGGTTGGCTACGGACGCTCCGCAGGCTCCTAAGGACGATGCTGCCGCTGCGAAGAAGAAGGGTCTGATGGACAAGATCCCATTCAAGAAGCCTTCTGCTCCTCCCATCCCGAAACCGGGTGCGCCTGCCAAGCAGATGGTGGTTGGGACGTATGTGGCTGATCCGGCTAACCCGATTCCGTATCGGAATCGTCCGATTCAGGCGACGTATGGCGATGGTTCGAAGTGGCGGACGTGGCTGGTTGAGGATCAGAAGTTTGTGGATGCGCGGAAGGACGTTGCGGAGTTCCAGGGGGCTCCTCTGGCGCAGGACTTTACGGTGACCGGGGATGTGATGGCCGATCTGTTTGCTTCTACGACAGGGACGGACGCGGACTGGATTGTGAAGCTGATCGATGTGTCGCCTGAAGGCGTGCAGACGATGATTGTGGATGAGATCTTCCGTGGGCGGTACAAGGAGAGCTTCGAGACGGCCCATGCCATCCCGGCTAACAAGGTGGTGGAGTACAAGTGGTCGCTGCATGGGGCGGACCATACCTTTCTTAAGGGACACCGGATCATGGTGGAGGTGCAGTCGAGCTGGTTCCCGTTGTACGACCGCAACCCGCAGACGTTTGTGGCGAACATCATGAGCGCTCCGGCTGAGGCTTACCAGAAGCAGACGGTGAAGATCATGAGCGGTAGCCATCTGGAGTTCCTGACTACGGAGTAA
- a CDS encoding CDGSH iron-sulfur domain-containing protein: protein MADELLSGSEGTSGSLPTVKITVRPNGPFRVEGPFQLVDVEGKEWDIAGRAIVSLCRCGLSTKRPFCDGTHGKEGWKCDASPVPVEPVAQG, encoded by the coding sequence ATGGCTGATGAGTTGTTGAGCGGTTCTGAGGGTACGTCCGGTTCCTTGCCGACGGTGAAGATTACAGTTCGACCGAATGGTCCGTTTCGCGTTGAAGGGCCGTTTCAGTTGGTGGATGTAGAAGGCAAAGAGTGGGACATTGCGGGGCGGGCGATCGTTTCGCTCTGCCGCTGCGGGTTGAGCACGAAGCGGCCATTCTGCGACGGAACGCACGGCAAGGAAGGCTGGAAGTGCGATGCCAGCCCGGTTCCGGTTGAGCCGGTCGCGCAGGGATAG
- a CDS encoding ubiquitin carboxyl-terminal hydrolase 14 — MTCTHMEGLGPVTRSGKGCVECLEQGMRWVHLRECLVCGHVGCCDSSVGKHATKHFKGTGHPVMKSIEPGERWGWCYVDQAMVDV, encoded by the coding sequence ATGACTTGTACGCATATGGAAGGGCTGGGGCCGGTGACGCGGTCGGGTAAGGGCTGTGTGGAGTGCCTGGAGCAGGGGATGCGGTGGGTGCATCTGCGGGAGTGCCTGGTGTGCGGGCATGTGGGGTGTTGCGACTCGTCCGTGGGGAAGCACGCGACGAAGCACTTCAAGGGGACGGGGCATCCGGTGATGAAGAGCATCGAGCCGGGGGAGCGGTGGGGCTGGTGCTATGTCGATCAGGCGATGGTGGATGTTTAG
- a CDS encoding sigma-54-dependent transcriptional regulator, with protein sequence MAVEQGGIAPGPAWPERMARGEEGVHRMASEVQRGRLGGSEGQPVLHLLVVEDNASIRAACLEIASNMAFSAVGAPDMKEAEEILRHQAVDVLLLNLKIPGGGGMDLLERVKKLQPDTVVIAMTAAASVSSAVEAMRVGAAEYLTKPFALEELTSVLENAGARRQFDLESRRLRERLRSQRGVGNLIGHSPEMEKLYRILSKVAHTSHPVLIVGERGTGKELVGKTIHSTGLHAQRQFTPVDCESLAPEMIENELFGFVKGAFAGAIRNKAGLLATLEGGTVFLDEISELPLELQGKLVRALQDREVWPMGASHPVPLTARILASTSRNLVAMVEAGRFRRDLYFRLNVVNLRIPALRERQEDIPVLAMHTLSKAQRDQYAEKEFPRTFSDDVLRLFLEYEWPGNVRELEAVVERACAVSSGPVVNLGDLPSPLQEFWMQGRSVRRVDLEAEADQDLGHIVSMAEVEKKTILTAIQMLNGDKLKAAKVLGIGKTTLYRKLKEYGLGEGPERDED encoded by the coding sequence ATGGCAGTGGAGCAAGGCGGAATTGCACCGGGTCCGGCGTGGCCGGAGCGGATGGCACGAGGCGAGGAAGGCGTTCACCGCATGGCGAGTGAGGTACAGCGTGGGAGGCTGGGTGGGTCTGAGGGCCAGCCTGTGCTGCATCTTCTCGTGGTTGAAGATAATGCTTCCATTCGTGCCGCGTGCCTGGAGATCGCGTCCAACATGGCATTTTCAGCGGTGGGTGCGCCCGATATGAAGGAGGCGGAAGAGATTCTGCGCCATCAGGCTGTGGATGTGCTGCTGCTGAATCTCAAGATTCCAGGCGGTGGCGGGATGGACCTGCTGGAGCGGGTGAAGAAGTTACAGCCGGATACGGTCGTGATTGCGATGACGGCCGCTGCGTCTGTTTCAAGTGCTGTGGAGGCGATGCGTGTGGGTGCGGCCGAGTACCTGACCAAGCCGTTCGCGCTGGAGGAGTTGACGTCCGTGCTGGAGAACGCGGGTGCGCGGCGGCAGTTCGATCTGGAGAGCCGACGGCTGAGGGAACGACTGAGGAGTCAGCGCGGGGTGGGGAATCTGATTGGGCATTCTCCTGAGATGGAGAAGCTTTACAGGATTCTGTCGAAGGTGGCCCACACCTCGCATCCTGTCTTGATCGTGGGGGAGCGGGGGACGGGGAAGGAGTTGGTGGGCAAGACGATTCATTCGACCGGATTGCATGCGCAGCGACAGTTCACGCCGGTCGACTGCGAGAGCCTGGCACCGGAGATGATCGAGAACGAACTGTTCGGGTTCGTCAAGGGTGCGTTCGCGGGAGCGATTCGCAATAAAGCGGGGCTGCTGGCGACGTTGGAAGGTGGGACTGTTTTTCTGGACGAGATCAGCGAGCTTCCGCTGGAGCTGCAGGGGAAGCTGGTAAGGGCTCTTCAGGATCGTGAGGTCTGGCCCATGGGTGCGAGCCACCCTGTACCGCTGACTGCGCGGATACTGGCGTCCACGAGCAGAAACCTGGTGGCGATGGTGGAGGCGGGACGGTTTCGACGGGATCTGTACTTCCGGTTGAACGTGGTGAACCTGCGTATTCCCGCGTTGCGGGAGCGGCAGGAGGATATCCCAGTCCTGGCGATGCATACGTTGAGTAAGGCGCAGCGCGACCAGTACGCCGAGAAGGAGTTTCCGAGGACGTTCTCAGACGACGTGCTGCGTTTATTTCTGGAGTACGAGTGGCCGGGGAATGTACGAGAGCTGGAAGCGGTCGTAGAACGTGCCTGCGCGGTAAGCTCCGGGCCAGTCGTCAATCTGGGCGATCTTCCTTCTCCTCTTCAGGAGTTCTGGATGCAGGGGCGTTCGGTTCGGCGGGTCGACCTGGAGGCCGAAGCGGATCAAGACCTGGGGCATATTGTTTCAATGGCGGAGGTTGAGAAGAAGACGATCCTGACCGCGATCCAGATGCTGAACGGCGACAAGCTGAAGGCGGCGAAGGTTCTCGGCATCGGAAAGACGACACTTTATCGAAAGTTGAAGGAGTATGGGCTGGGGGAGGGGCCGGAGCGCGACGAAGACTAG
- the rph gene encoding ribonuclease PH: MSSPVFRPDNRTANQLRPTRITPGYVSTPEGSVLIEVGNTRVLCNATIETGVPGWMRNSGKGWVTAEYGMLPRATLTRSPREAEKGKIGGRTHEIQRLIGRSLRGIVDMRALGERTIILDCDVLQADGGTRTAAITGASVALAIALGKLVQAGTLKASPLKQMIAATSVGIVDGNTLLDLAYEEDSRATVDMNVVMLASGGLVETQATAEKDSYSRQQLTEMLDLAEAGIRDLLILQQTALTAAL, translated from the coding sequence ATGTCCTCCCCAGTCTTCCGCCCCGACAATCGCACCGCCAATCAGCTCCGTCCCACCCGCATCACTCCAGGCTACGTCTCCACCCCGGAGGGCTCCGTCCTCATCGAGGTCGGCAACACCCGCGTCCTCTGCAACGCCACCATCGAAACCGGCGTCCCCGGCTGGATGCGCAACTCCGGAAAAGGCTGGGTCACCGCCGAGTACGGTATGCTCCCCCGCGCCACCCTCACCCGCTCTCCGCGCGAGGCCGAAAAGGGAAAGATCGGCGGCCGCACCCATGAGATCCAGCGCCTCATCGGCCGTTCCCTGCGCGGCATCGTGGACATGCGCGCCCTCGGCGAGCGCACCATCATCCTCGACTGCGACGTCCTCCAGGCCGACGGAGGAACCCGCACCGCAGCCATCACCGGCGCATCCGTCGCCCTGGCCATCGCCCTCGGCAAACTCGTCCAGGCCGGCACACTCAAAGCCAGCCCGCTTAAACAGATGATCGCAGCCACCTCCGTCGGCATCGTGGACGGCAACACCCTCCTCGATCTCGCCTACGAAGAAGACTCCCGCGCCACCGTCGATATGAACGTCGTCATGCTAGCCAGCGGCGGCCTCGTCGAAACCCAGGCCACCGCCGAAAAGGACTCCTACTCCCGTCAGCAACTCACGGAGATGCTGGATCTCGCCGAGGCCGGCATCCGAGACCTCCTCATCCTCCAGCAGACCGCCCTGACCGCAGCCCTCTAG
- a CDS encoding tetratricopeptide repeat protein — MSQPQNRVLRIVSGALLVLICWSARDSGRGQVSAQARQMDLPGSPVDGGGGVPVPDSKLPVRYELPFGDNPYLPSEARSEFSGFLQPSEIPTAAYCGHCHSDVHAQWRQSGHANSFRAPWYVKNVGELGETRGVPYTRHCEGCHNPAALFTGALTTKSSVARPNDEDGVTCMVCHSIKQVTSTKGIGSYVLGRPAVMVDAAGKPVSGMPSDVEILTHLDRHKAAVMQPLYKTSEFCAACHKAAIPQMVNDYKWLRTFSTYDEWQQSSWSKETPLSFYKKPEAVGCQGCHMVREASSDVAAKAGMTASHRWVGANTAVPAQYGFDEQAKRVVEFLKKDQMEVDIFGLTVERGGKTTAGLVAPLGSKAFTVLPGDWVRVDVVVRNKGIGHTLIPELRDFYESWLDFEVKDDGGRTIYRSGGLDSLHKVDPKARSYGLRIVSSDGKSIDHHEVWKTRTKAYDATVLPGKSDVVRYRFQIPLESKGMTVSAAVRYRRFRREFTDWVFGDKPEASDRFPTVTLASGSLHIDAGVNEAKGEVLPAGLTEVLRWNNYGIGMLDRLQFAEAVEAFHQVLKLDPKYQPGYVNVAVGEYSRGRYDEALRWLDRGLQMDPADARAMYFKGLCLRWQTHFDEAIAVLEPVAKQYPRFRQVHQELGYVYMVRRRFPEAKAEYEAVLKIDPDDPVAHRWLGPVLAALGDAKGAAAESKMAAATGNDTSAGWLAQRFWREHLDIASEAMPGHTHSPGNERDDADVHKVLNLQNPPSYIWVDHY, encoded by the coding sequence ATGTCACAACCTCAAAATCGAGTGCTTCGGATTGTGTCCGGAGCTCTCCTCGTCTTGATCTGTTGGTCCGCCCGGGATTCAGGGCGAGGGCAGGTCAGTGCCCAGGCGCGGCAGATGGATCTGCCGGGGAGCCCTGTCGACGGTGGGGGAGGCGTGCCTGTTCCGGATAGCAAGCTGCCGGTGCGGTACGAGTTGCCGTTTGGGGACAATCCTTATCTGCCGAGTGAGGCTCGCTCAGAGTTTTCCGGATTCCTGCAGCCTTCGGAGATTCCGACTGCGGCTTACTGTGGGCATTGCCACTCCGATGTTCATGCGCAATGGAGGCAATCCGGGCATGCGAACTCCTTCCGGGCTCCGTGGTATGTGAAGAACGTTGGGGAGTTGGGGGAGACTCGCGGAGTTCCTTATACGAGACATTGCGAGGGTTGCCATAATCCTGCGGCTTTATTTACCGGGGCGTTGACGACGAAGAGTTCCGTCGCGCGGCCGAACGATGAGGATGGGGTGACCTGCATGGTTTGCCACTCGATCAAGCAGGTGACGAGTACGAAGGGGATTGGGAGCTATGTGCTGGGCCGTCCGGCGGTGATGGTGGACGCGGCAGGGAAGCCGGTGAGTGGGATGCCGTCGGATGTGGAGATTCTGACGCACCTGGATCGGCATAAGGCGGCGGTGATGCAGCCGCTTTATAAGACCTCCGAGTTTTGCGCGGCCTGCCATAAGGCGGCGATTCCGCAGATGGTCAACGACTATAAGTGGCTGCGGACGTTCAGTACCTACGACGAATGGCAGCAGTCCTCGTGGTCGAAGGAGACTCCGCTGTCTTTTTATAAGAAGCCTGAGGCGGTGGGGTGCCAGGGGTGCCACATGGTTCGGGAGGCTTCGAGCGATGTTGCGGCAAAGGCTGGAATGACGGCTTCGCATCGCTGGGTGGGGGCGAATACCGCGGTGCCGGCGCAGTATGGGTTCGATGAACAGGCGAAGCGGGTGGTGGAGTTTTTGAAGAAGGATCAGATGGAGGTGGATATCTTTGGGCTCACGGTTGAGCGGGGAGGGAAGACTACGGCTGGCCTGGTCGCTCCGCTGGGCTCAAAGGCGTTTACGGTGCTGCCGGGGGACTGGGTTCGGGTGGACGTGGTAGTGCGGAATAAAGGGATCGGGCATACCTTGATTCCTGAGCTGCGGGACTTCTATGAGAGCTGGCTGGATTTTGAGGTGAAGGACGATGGTGGTCGGACCATTTATCGTTCGGGTGGTCTAGATAGCCTGCACAAGGTCGATCCGAAGGCGCGGAGCTACGGGCTGCGGATCGTGTCGAGTGACGGCAAGAGTATCGACCATCATGAGGTCTGGAAGACTCGGACGAAGGCTTATGACGCGACCGTGCTGCCGGGCAAATCGGACGTGGTTCGGTACCGGTTTCAGATTCCGCTTGAAAGCAAGGGGATGACGGTCAGTGCGGCGGTGCGATACCGGCGGTTTCGGCGAGAGTTTACGGACTGGGTGTTTGGAGATAAGCCTGAGGCCTCGGACCGGTTTCCGACGGTGACCCTGGCTTCTGGAAGTCTGCATATCGACGCGGGAGTGAATGAAGCCAAGGGTGAGGTGCTGCCGGCAGGGCTGACTGAAGTTTTGCGCTGGAATAATTACGGGATTGGGATGCTGGACCGGTTGCAGTTTGCGGAGGCTGTCGAGGCGTTTCACCAGGTGCTGAAGCTCGACCCGAAGTATCAGCCGGGGTATGTGAATGTGGCGGTTGGGGAGTACTCGCGTGGGCGGTATGACGAGGCTTTGAGGTGGCTGGATCGCGGGCTGCAGATGGACCCCGCGGATGCCAGGGCGATGTACTTCAAGGGGCTTTGCCTGCGGTGGCAGACGCACTTCGATGAGGCGATCGCGGTGCTGGAGCCGGTGGCGAAGCAGTATCCACGTTTCCGGCAGGTGCATCAGGAGTTGGGCTATGTGTACATGGTTCGGAGGCGGTTTCCGGAGGCCAAGGCGGAGTATGAGGCGGTGCTGAAGATCGATCCGGATGATCCGGTGGCGCACCGCTGGCTTGGACCAGTGCTGGCGGCGCTGGGTGATGCCAAGGGCGCGGCGGCTGAATCGAAGATGGCGGCTGCTACCGGGAACGACACGTCAGCGGGATGGCTGGCGCAGCGCTTCTGGAGGGAGCATCTGGATATCGCGAGCGAGGCGATGCCGGGGCATACGCATTCGCCGGGGAACGAGCGAGACGACGCGGATGTGCATAAGGTGCTGAACCTGCAGAATCCACCCAGCTATATCTGGGTGGATCATTACTAG